A genomic window from Dethiosulfovibrio russensis includes:
- a CDS encoding thiamine pyrophosphate-dependent enzyme: MTDPRIFDLPEADMAWCPGCGDFKILEALKKALADMDMAPEDVVVVSGIGQAAKTPHFMKCNFLNGLHGRALSHATGVKAANPKLTVVAIGGDGDMYGEGGNHFLHTVRRNPDIANFVYNNMVYGLTKGQASPTSPRGMVTPVQTRGVSSEPVNPLALAIVQGATFVARAFSGDVDHTAETMKAAIKHRGYALVDVFQPCVSFNKINTFKWFKDHTYRLGDEHDSSNRSAALALAMETERFPLGILYREEGRPTFEDSLGIYEKDDTPLHRRSPDVDKVRETIDSMA, encoded by the coding sequence ATGACCGATCCCAGAATATTCGACCTCCCCGAAGCCGACATGGCCTGGTGTCCCGGATGCGGGGACTTCAAGATACTGGAGGCCCTCAAGAAGGCCCTGGCCGACATGGACATGGCCCCGGAGGACGTTGTGGTGGTGTCCGGAATAGGACAGGCGGCCAAGACCCCCCACTTCATGAAATGCAACTTCCTAAACGGCCTACACGGCAGGGCCCTGAGCCACGCCACGGGGGTAAAGGCAGCCAATCCCAAACTGACCGTGGTGGCGATAGGAGGCGACGGCGACATGTACGGCGAGGGAGGAAACCACTTCCTCCACACGGTGAGGAGAAATCCCGACATAGCCAACTTCGTCTATAACAACATGGTGTACGGACTGACGAAGGGACAGGCCTCTCCGACCTCTCCCAGGGGGATGGTGACGCCGGTCCAGACCAGAGGGGTATCCAGCGAACCGGTCAACCCTCTGGCCCTGGCGATAGTGCAGGGAGCCACCTTCGTGGCCCGAGCCTTCTCCGGCGACGTGGACCACACTGCGGAGACGATGAAGGCAGCCATAAAGCACAGAGGCTACGCCCTGGTGGACGTCTTCCAGCCCTGCGTTTCCTTCAACAAAATAAACACCTTCAAGTGGTTCAAGGACCACACCTACAGGCTCGGAGACGAACACGACAGCTCGAACAGATCGGCGGCCCTGGCCCTGGCGATGGAGACGGAGCGTTTCCCATTGGGGATCCTCTACCGCGAGGAGGGACGTCCCACCTTCGAGGACTCTCTGGGGATCTACGAAAAGGACGACACCCCTCTCCACCGTCGCAGCCCCGACGTCGACAAGGTGAGAGAGACCATAGACTCCATGGCCTAG
- a CDS encoding AEC family transporter — protein sequence MKGFVTILPVVLVMAAGWGLKRLDRMDQRGADQINSVLFWLIMPAILLEAGMDIDVSVFSDWGYISVLYGTFAVVVLSVFAVVSRLGLPKERAAVSVLGAVRSNVVFVGLPLVSTLMGDVGVSALTIYLSIGMIFYNTFPVACAQMAMEGRFSPASVKQALVKALRTPLILAGFTGIMLSVTGIKETFPQWFFEGLELLTDCGSGMALLVIGASLRLEKLAAGLARSWGDLLVKLVLFPAAMYVGFHLLPPRDPLLARTTVLIASLSPAFNTYILANGMGLDSDYAAEYVATATVVGIVTTAVWIEILF from the coding sequence ATGAAGGGATTTGTCACCATTCTTCCGGTGGTTTTGGTCATGGCTGCCGGATGGGGGCTGAAGAGGCTCGATAGAATGGACCAGAGGGGAGCGGACCAGATCAACTCGGTCCTGTTCTGGCTGATAATGCCTGCCATTTTGCTGGAGGCCGGGATGGACATAGACGTCTCGGTCTTTTCAGACTGGGGCTATATATCGGTGCTGTACGGCACCTTCGCGGTGGTGGTACTGTCGGTCTTCGCAGTGGTGTCCCGTTTGGGGTTGCCGAAAGAGAGGGCTGCCGTGTCCGTGCTGGGGGCTGTGAGGAGCAACGTCGTGTTCGTCGGGCTGCCTCTGGTATCGACTCTCATGGGAGATGTGGGAGTCAGCGCCCTGACGATCTATCTGTCCATAGGCATGATCTTCTACAACACCTTTCCCGTCGCCTGCGCTCAGATGGCGATGGAGGGCCGTTTTTCCCCGGCGTCGGTCAAGCAGGCCCTCGTCAAGGCCTTGCGAACCCCTCTCATCCTGGCGGGTTTCACCGGGATAATGCTGTCGGTCACGGGGATAAAAGAAACCTTTCCCCAATGGTTCTTCGAGGGGCTGGAGCTTCTGACCGATTGCGGCAGCGGTATGGCACTGCTGGTCATAGGGGCGTCGCTTCGTCTGGAGAAGCTGGCCGCCGGTCTGGCCCGTTCATGGGGCGATCTCTTGGTGAAGCTGGTGCTGTTTCCCGCAGCGATGTACGTCGGTTTCCATCTTCTGCCCCCCAGAGACCCGCTGTTGGCCAGGACCACCGTGCTGATAGCCTCTCTGTCTCCGGCCTTCAACACCTATATCCTGGCCAACGGCATGGGACTCGATTCGGACTACGCCGCCGAGTACGTGGCGACCGCGACTGTGGTGGGTATAGTCACCACGGCGGTGTGGATAGAGATACTGTTTTAG
- a CDS encoding L-cysteine desulfidase family protein — MFTIKEFLHQEVKPALGCTEPGAVALAVARATEALGAPVESVSVTVSDSIFKNGVAVGIPGTGGLRGNVIAAALAVVCGRSDYGLEVLKDLTEEDIRSAKTMVSENRVSLEADMARHGVYVRAVVSGEGHESTCVIEDSHTGIVSVDKDGETVFKEEKGNTSASKARSVSSQVAEMDYSDLVKLAEKLDDEDVDTVMAGVDMNLKIADYGLGHDVGLNLGSTVRSMAGDLFDRDLAARIRSYAAAAADARMDGASLPVMSSAGSGNHGITAILPVYVAADFHGKSRRETAEAIAFSHLSTSYIKSRMGRLSPVCGCAVAAGAGAASGIVRLLGGSVELSIKAMEIVLGNLVGMVCDGAKETCALKVSTGAAEAYLAAMTVLGGNHLQGAQGVVDPSDIAKTVENAVALNVKGMKDVDSVIIDVISNWTC; from the coding sequence ATGTTCACTATCAAGGAGTTTCTGCATCAAGAGGTAAAGCCTGCATTAGGGTGTACCGAGCCCGGAGCCGTGGCCTTGGCCGTGGCCCGGGCGACCGAGGCCCTGGGAGCCCCGGTGGAGTCGGTGTCCGTTACGGTCAGCGACAGCATATTCAAGAACGGGGTGGCTGTGGGGATCCCCGGAACCGGAGGTCTCAGGGGTAACGTGATAGCGGCAGCTCTGGCGGTCGTCTGCGGCAGATCGGACTACGGCCTGGAGGTGTTGAAGGACCTCACCGAAGAGGACATCCGATCGGCGAAGACAATGGTGTCGGAAAATCGGGTATCCCTGGAGGCCGACATGGCCAGACACGGAGTCTACGTCAGGGCGGTCGTATCCGGAGAGGGACACGAGTCGACCTGCGTCATAGAGGACAGCCACACCGGTATAGTCTCGGTGGATAAAGACGGAGAGACGGTATTCAAAGAGGAAAAAGGGAACACCTCCGCCTCGAAGGCCCGCTCCGTATCCTCCCAGGTGGCGGAGATGGACTACTCCGATCTGGTGAAGCTGGCCGAAAAGCTGGACGACGAGGACGTGGATACCGTCATGGCCGGGGTGGACATGAACCTTAAGATAGCCGACTACGGCCTCGGCCACGACGTAGGGCTCAACCTGGGAAGTACGGTCAGATCCATGGCGGGAGACCTCTTCGACCGGGACCTGGCTGCCAGGATAAGGAGCTACGCGGCGGCGGCGGCCGACGCCAGAATGGACGGCGCCTCCCTCCCCGTAATGAGCAGCGCCGGAAGCGGCAACCACGGTATAACCGCGATCCTCCCCGTGTACGTGGCAGCCGACTTTCACGGAAAGAGCAGGAGGGAAACGGCGGAAGCCATAGCCTTCAGCCACCTCAGCACGAGCTACATAAAGAGCCGGATGGGACGACTCAGCCCCGTATGCGGCTGCGCCGTAGCGGCCGGGGCGGGAGCGGCCTCGGGAATAGTCAGGCTCCTTGGCGGATCGGTGGAGCTATCTATAAAGGCTATGGAGATAGTCCTGGGAAACCTGGTGGGGATGGTCTGCGATGGAGCCAAGGAGACCTGCGCCCTCAAGGTGTCAACCGGAGCCGCCGAGGCCTATCTTGCAGCCATGACCGTCCTCGGAGGGAACCACCTTCAGGGCGCCCAGGGCGTGGTGGACCCCTCCGACATCGCCAAGACGGTCGAAAACGCGGTGGCCCTGAACGTCAAGGGAATGAAGGACGTCGACTCGGTCATCATCGACGTCATATCCAACTGGACCTGTTGA
- a CDS encoding serine hydrolase domain-containing protein — protein sequence MFRRMRPFLFALAVWVSLAGSAGADDGGLASFIRESVWKRIAGGGMNSASVAVTEGGGIVFSEGFAAADRGGAVLADEDTLYNIGSISKVFCAVAIMVMEDDGVLDLDDRVVDLLPEFRMDDGRLENLTVRMLLNHSSGLPGTVFPGAFSYSPEDGYEDFFMDTLARSSLVHDPGGAAPYCNDGFTLAEFLAERVGAMDYADFLRRRVFGPLKLSSAGISVGARSDPSRQAARYYRPDGRMEPLEAVNLLGAGGLSCTALDLCRFSAMFYPSGSSVLSETARTEMLSPQPPEGRGRSSLPNLTFGLGWDATSISSYREAGIQVLVKTGGTGHYSSVLFVVPSMELSVAVLSSGNSDAPELGGEILRRILSDRGVVSPVRSASVSRENGPSMPDRVEDFQGYYGSSGGGLVRLVFDRESETMELWKIDGPGEADRSREVVGTFRSGLTFVDENGTDYRLVSDDGKRYLLAEMPLFETEIVALEGLPIPEDPVSPLQGVAGRLWLRRDMSRSDSSAYYGSAMVRPFVLSDLPGYLVFGQPMAMIDPFRGAAATETLRDRTELILDETGRSAWLYGAVYMPSDRASSLPSEGTSVRLEEGETCRWMAVSRDGALLVELPPEGRCLFFDRLGDCVYDSLVDSAPLSVTAGGFLALTGVADDVFYLSESSSSTISGRELVLIGGPQTPTPQDT from the coding sequence GTGTTTCGCAGGATGCGACCGTTTCTGTTCGCCCTGGCGGTCTGGGTCTCTCTGGCGGGATCGGCCGGAGCCGACGACGGAGGGCTGGCGTCTTTCATCCGCGAGTCCGTATGGAAAAGGATAGCGGGAGGTGGCATGAACAGCGCCTCTGTGGCCGTGACGGAGGGGGGTGGGATCGTCTTTTCCGAGGGATTCGCCGCCGCCGACAGAGGCGGGGCCGTCCTGGCCGACGAGGACACCCTTTACAACATAGGCTCCATAAGCAAGGTGTTCTGCGCCGTGGCAATCATGGTTATGGAGGACGACGGGGTCTTGGATCTCGACGACAGGGTGGTCGACCTCCTTCCTGAGTTTCGGATGGACGACGGCCGTCTGGAAAACTTAACTGTCAGGATGTTGCTGAACCACTCGTCCGGGCTGCCGGGAACCGTGTTTCCCGGAGCCTTTTCCTACTCTCCCGAAGACGGATACGAGGATTTTTTCATGGATACCCTGGCTAGGTCCTCCCTGGTTCACGATCCCGGCGGGGCCGCTCCCTACTGCAACGACGGCTTTACCCTGGCGGAGTTTCTGGCGGAGAGGGTGGGAGCCATGGATTACGCCGATTTCCTGAGACGAAGGGTCTTCGGGCCATTGAAACTTTCGTCCGCCGGGATCAGCGTAGGGGCCCGGTCCGATCCGTCTCGCCAAGCGGCCCGCTACTACAGACCAGACGGCAGGATGGAGCCTCTGGAGGCGGTCAACCTGCTCGGGGCCGGAGGGCTGTCCTGCACCGCCTTGGACCTCTGTCGATTTTCCGCGATGTTCTATCCCTCGGGGTCTTCGGTGCTGAGCGAGACCGCCAGGACTGAGATGCTGTCGCCTCAGCCTCCTGAAGGTCGGGGCCGGAGCTCTCTGCCCAATCTGACCTTCGGTCTCGGCTGGGACGCCACGTCGATCAGCTCCTACCGGGAGGCGGGGATTCAGGTTCTGGTGAAGACCGGAGGGACAGGGCACTACTCATCGGTGCTTTTCGTGGTTCCGTCCATGGAGCTGTCCGTGGCGGTGCTCTCCTCCGGCAACTCGGACGCCCCGGAGCTGGGAGGGGAGATACTGAGACGGATCCTGTCCGACAGGGGGGTGGTGTCGCCCGTTCGGTCCGCCTCCGTATCCAGGGAGAACGGCCCCTCCATGCCGGACCGGGTGGAGGATTTTCAGGGTTATTACGGTTCCTCCGGTGGAGGTCTGGTCCGACTCGTCTTCGACAGGGAGTCGGAAACTATGGAGCTGTGGAAGATAGACGGTCCCGGAGAGGCCGACCGTTCCAGGGAAGTAGTCGGGACCTTCCGTTCCGGGCTCACCTTCGTCGACGAAAACGGGACCGACTACAGGCTGGTGTCCGACGACGGAAAACGCTATCTCTTGGCCGAAATGCCCCTTTTCGAGACGGAGATAGTGGCTCTAGAGGGCTTGCCGATACCGGAAGATCCGGTATCTCCGCTGCAAGGGGTAGCGGGAAGACTGTGGCTGAGGCGGGATATGTCCCGGTCGGATTCGTCTGCCTACTACGGTAGCGCCATGGTCCGTCCCTTCGTGCTGTCCGACCTTCCGGGGTATCTAGTCTTCGGACAGCCGATGGCGATGATCGATCCCTTTAGGGGAGCCGCCGCCACCGAGACCTTGAGGGATCGCACCGAACTGATCCTGGACGAGACCGGAAGGTCTGCCTGGCTCTACGGCGCCGTCTACATGCCCTCGGACCGGGCCTCGTCCCTCCCTTCGGAGGGAACGTCCGTAAGGCTGGAGGAGGGCGAGACCTGCCGGTGGATGGCGGTCTCCCGGGACGGGGCCCTGCTGGTGGAGCTGCCCCCGGAAGGGCGGTGCCTCTTCTTCGACCGCCTGGGGGACTGTGTCTACGATAGCCTGGTGGACAGTGCCCCTCTGTCCGTTACTGCCGGGGGCTTTCTGGCCCTCACAGGCGTGGCGGACGACGTCTTCTACCTTTCGGAGAGCTCCAGCAGCACTATCTCCGGTCGGGAGCTCGTCCTTATCGGCGGCCCCCAGACCCCGACTCCGCAGGACACGTAG
- a CDS encoding 2-oxoacid:acceptor oxidoreductase subunit alpha, producing MASGKDLSVVICGGAGYGVQTVEDILAKVLKRSGYHVFATREYMSRVRGGNNSTEIRISSTPVDGMVDEIDLLVVLSPGVRENIRNRITKNTVIAADRSSVGEEFEKTDGALFDVALGEMAKEAGGAVYANVIAAGLVLGITDASTDQAEEYFRSRFGKKGDKVVDENRSACGKGLELGRDMAEKFPDLAPPEKDDTSSRRVMNGVQAVSLGAIAGGCDFVTAYPMSPATGVLAFAAQNASEFGLAVEQVEDEISAINMAVGASYAGASPMVTTSGGGFSLMYEGFSLAGVAETPLVAHLAQRPGPATGMATRTEQGDLNLAVHAGHGEFPRLVLAPGTIEEAYSLTARAFEIAHRYQVQSIVMTDQYLLNTFRDVDPDDLTAAKPDKCLVTSGPGYRRYEDVPNGVSPRSVPGLGKEIVGCDSHEHDEEGHVFEDFDLRVRMSDKRFRKGELLKEDFVPADIRGPENWTRLVLCWGSTGPIVSEALKDLELSDTALMRIRQIWPVAEDVVAAVERADELIFVEGNHDGQLENLIRSVTGRSAQGHLRNYCGLQFSVEQVRMGLSEILG from the coding sequence ATGGCTTCCGGAAAAGACCTCTCCGTCGTCATCTGCGGCGGAGCCGGATACGGAGTTCAGACCGTGGAGGACATACTGGCCAAGGTCCTCAAGAGATCGGGATACCACGTCTTCGCCACCAGGGAGTACATGTCCCGGGTCAGAGGAGGCAACAACTCGACGGAGATAAGGATATCCTCTACCCCGGTGGACGGGATGGTGGACGAAATCGACCTGCTCGTCGTGCTCAGCCCCGGAGTTAGGGAGAACATAAGGAACAGAATAACCAAAAACACCGTCATAGCGGCGGACCGATCGTCCGTAGGGGAAGAATTCGAGAAGACAGACGGCGCCCTTTTCGACGTTGCCCTCGGCGAGATGGCCAAGGAAGCGGGAGGAGCCGTCTATGCCAACGTAATCGCCGCCGGGCTTGTCCTGGGGATTACGGACGCCTCGACCGACCAGGCGGAGGAATACTTCCGCTCCCGTTTCGGCAAAAAGGGAGACAAGGTAGTGGACGAAAACCGGTCCGCCTGCGGGAAAGGGCTGGAGCTGGGTAGAGACATGGCGGAGAAATTCCCCGATCTGGCCCCTCCGGAAAAGGACGACACCTCCAGCAGAAGGGTCATGAACGGCGTGCAGGCCGTTTCCCTGGGGGCGATAGCCGGAGGATGCGACTTCGTTACCGCCTATCCCATGTCACCCGCCACGGGGGTCCTTGCCTTTGCAGCTCAGAACGCCTCCGAGTTCGGCCTGGCGGTAGAGCAGGTGGAGGACGAGATATCCGCGATAAACATGGCGGTAGGAGCGTCCTACGCCGGGGCAAGCCCAATGGTGACTACCTCAGGAGGAGGGTTTTCCCTGATGTACGAGGGCTTCAGCCTGGCCGGAGTAGCGGAGACCCCACTGGTGGCGCACCTGGCACAGAGGCCCGGCCCCGCAACGGGAATGGCCACCAGAACCGAGCAGGGAGACCTGAACCTCGCCGTCCACGCCGGACACGGCGAATTTCCCAGGCTCGTGCTGGCGCCGGGAACCATAGAGGAGGCCTACAGTCTTACGGCCAGAGCCTTCGAGATCGCCCACCGGTATCAGGTCCAGTCCATCGTCATGACAGACCAGTACCTTCTCAACACATTCAGAGACGTGGACCCCGACGACCTGACGGCAGCGAAACCGGACAAGTGCCTTGTGACCTCCGGGCCGGGATACAGAAGATACGAGGACGTCCCGAACGGGGTATCCCCCAGAAGCGTACCGGGATTGGGCAAAGAAATCGTTGGGTGCGACAGCCACGAACACGACGAGGAAGGCCACGTCTTCGAGGACTTCGATCTGAGGGTTAGGATGTCGGACAAACGGTTCAGAAAAGGGGAGCTCCTCAAGGAAGACTTCGTCCCCGCCGATATCCGGGGCCCGGAAAACTGGACCAGGCTCGTACTATGCTGGGGCTCTACGGGACCGATAGTCTCGGAGGCCCTGAAAGATCTGGAACTTTCCGACACCGCCCTCATGAGGATCCGGCAGATCTGGCCCGTGGCGGAGGACGTCGTAGCCGCGGTGGAGAGAGCCGACGAGCTGATATTCGTGGAGGGAAACCACGACGGCCAGCTGGAGAACCTGATCAGATCGGTTACGGGACGTTCAGCTCAGGGACATCTCAGGAACTACTGCGGCCTTCAGTTCTCTGTGGAGCAGGTCCGAATGGGTCTCTCCGAAATACTCGGTTAG
- a CDS encoding radical SAM protein, whose amino-acid sequence MAVSLFRKAKGFVTRSVLDRAVEKVRKGEMGDLADMLESIGKLAPARYHREALGRMAKMVRSEDPSVAFLVRAVRELSPLALENMIRNLIVNFMVLGRGVREEKEAELGVHLPNFMVISPTMKCNLHCTGCYAGEYDREGELTFDELDDLLRQGKELGMYFYTLSGGEVLLYPRIFDLWKKHDDCYFQFYTNGTLLDDDTVDRLAALGNVAPMVSVEGTEEQTDARRGRGTYRKVLEAFPRMRERGMLFGFSATCTSLNSDYLASDEFIGSMVERGCMVGWFFQYVPIGVSPDLTYMASPEQRAGLHDSILRWRSSGDYPIFTGDFWNDGPYVDGCMAGGSRYWHVISDGRVEPCVFVPFAADSIREKSLVDIARSPFFSAIRSAQPYEGDDDLLCPCMILDHPRVLRELIDRFDAEPCHPGLERMLSGSVAEGLDDYGKAIRSLYRPLWEGCERERYRKRVSMEE is encoded by the coding sequence ATGGCGGTTTCGTTGTTCCGGAAGGCGAAGGGTTTCGTGACCCGTTCAGTTTTGGATCGGGCCGTCGAGAAGGTTCGAAAGGGAGAGATGGGCGATCTGGCCGATATGCTGGAGTCCATAGGAAAATTGGCCCCGGCCCGGTATCACAGGGAGGCCTTGGGCAGGATGGCGAAGATGGTCCGTTCCGAGGATCCGTCTGTGGCCTTTCTGGTCCGGGCCGTCCGGGAGCTGTCGCCTCTGGCCCTGGAGAATATGATCCGAAACCTGATAGTCAACTTCATGGTGCTGGGCCGAGGAGTCAGGGAGGAGAAGGAGGCCGAACTGGGGGTCCATCTGCCAAATTTCATGGTGATAAGTCCTACCATGAAATGCAACCTTCATTGCACCGGATGTTATGCCGGAGAGTACGACAGAGAGGGAGAGCTCACCTTCGATGAGCTGGACGACCTTCTGAGGCAGGGGAAGGAGCTCGGGATGTATTTCTATACTCTCTCCGGAGGGGAGGTCCTGCTTTATCCCCGTATATTCGATCTGTGGAAAAAACACGACGACTGCTACTTCCAGTTCTACACCAACGGCACCCTGCTGGACGACGATACGGTAGATCGTCTGGCCGCCCTGGGGAACGTCGCTCCCATGGTGTCGGTGGAGGGAACGGAGGAGCAGACCGACGCCAGGAGGGGCAGGGGAACCTATCGCAAGGTCCTGGAGGCCTTCCCCAGGATGAGGGAGCGGGGGATGCTCTTCGGCTTCAGCGCCACCTGTACGTCCCTGAACTCGGACTATCTGGCGAGCGACGAGTTCATAGGCTCCATGGTGGAGCGGGGCTGCATGGTGGGGTGGTTCTTTCAGTATGTTCCCATAGGGGTGAGCCCCGATCTGACCTACATGGCCAGCCCCGAACAGAGGGCCGGACTGCACGATAGCATCTTACGCTGGCGTTCCAGCGGCGATTACCCCATCTTCACCGGCGATTTCTGGAACGACGGCCCCTACGTGGACGGGTGCATGGCAGGTGGGAGTCGCTATTGGCACGTCATCTCCGACGGCAGGGTCGAGCCCTGCGTGTTCGTCCCCTTCGCGGCAGACAGCATAAGGGAGAAGAGCCTGGTGGATATAGCCAGGAGCCCGTTCTTCTCGGCCATAAGGTCTGCCCAGCCCTATGAAGGCGACGACGACCTCCTGTGTCCCTGCATGATACTGGACCATCCCCGCGTTTTGAGGGAACTGATAGATCGTTTCGACGCCGAGCCCTGTCATCCCGGGCTGGAGAGGATGCTGTCCGGCTCGGTGGCGGAGGGATTGGACGATTACGGAAAGGCGATAAGATCCTTATACCGCCCCCTATGGGAGGGGTGCGAGAGGGAGAGATACCGTAAAAGGGTTTCCATGGAGGAATGA
- a CDS encoding metallophosphoesterase: MRWFIAAFITVYLGLSSYGALRWAGTIPLDSVRRTVLGLAALGALALPIGRAASGVIPEAARHGLVQIGEIWMALLPALVVPALIWDLFRLITYILGKSPGPRANGRIFLVWTVASILMVTVGAVNARFPAVRHLKLEIPELSGPPIRAVLLTDLHVDSETPPPWLKRVIDSVRELSPDVILMAGDILDGSDGPALEKAAAGLAKLKAPMGTYACPGNHEYYLGIDRARAIMESNGITVLMDDRSQLDHRLWIIGREDVQSARMGRPRAPLASLIPDDGLPTVVLDHTPSSIEESREAGASLVLSGHTHHGQIFPFQFVTSALFDLDWGLKRYGDTWVYVSCGVGVWGPPIRTSSRPEIVLLELSER; the protein is encoded by the coding sequence ATGAGATGGTTCATAGCGGCTTTCATAACGGTCTACCTGGGGCTCAGTTCCTACGGGGCTCTGAGATGGGCCGGCACGATTCCACTCGACTCTGTCAGACGGACGGTCCTTGGGCTGGCCGCCCTGGGAGCTCTCGCCCTGCCGATAGGTAGAGCGGCCTCGGGAGTAATTCCCGAGGCCGCTCGGCACGGTCTCGTCCAGATAGGCGAGATCTGGATGGCGCTGCTTCCCGCTCTCGTCGTACCGGCCCTGATATGGGACCTGTTCCGCCTGATAACCTATATCCTCGGCAAGAGCCCGGGCCCCAGGGCGAACGGAAGGATATTCCTCGTCTGGACCGTCGCCTCGATCCTGATGGTGACGGTCGGAGCGGTCAACGCCCGTTTCCCCGCAGTGAGACATCTGAAGCTCGAGATACCGGAACTGTCGGGCCCCCCGATCAGGGCGGTCCTCCTGACCGACCTCCATGTGGACTCGGAGACCCCCCCGCCCTGGTTGAAACGGGTGATCGACTCGGTCCGAGAGCTGTCGCCGGACGTAATCCTGATGGCAGGCGACATATTGGACGGCTCGGACGGCCCCGCCCTGGAGAAAGCCGCCGCGGGCCTGGCGAAGCTGAAGGCCCCTATGGGAACATACGCCTGTCCGGGCAACCACGAGTACTACCTCGGCATAGACAGGGCCAGGGCCATAATGGAGAGCAACGGCATAACGGTGCTGATGGACGACCGGAGCCAGCTGGACCACCGGCTTTGGATAATCGGCCGGGAGGACGTGCAGTCCGCCAGGATGGGACGACCCAGGGCACCACTGGCCTCCCTGATCCCCGACGACGGCCTGCCTACGGTCGTCCTGGACCACACCCCGTCGTCCATAGAGGAATCGAGAGAGGCCGGGGCGTCGCTGGTTCTGTCGGGTCACACCCATCACGGCCAGATCTTCCCCTTCCAGTTCGTCACCTCCGCACTGTTCGACCTGGACTGGGGGCTGAAACGATACGGAGACACGTGGGTCTACGTGTCCTGCGGAGTCGGGGTCTGGGGGCCGCCGATAAGGACGAGCTCCCGACCGGAGATAGTGCTGCTGGAGCTCTCCGAAAGGTAG
- a CDS encoding response regulator transcription factor, with protein sequence MEKTIRVLVVDDHAIFRTGVINTLSLEDDIEVVGEAGDGLEALELMRKVNFDVALVDVTMPRMGGVELMGKMEEAGFARSVIALTALEDDRDMVFLSKAGVKGFVLKTSGFDELISAIRTVSGGDNYVDSRAAGKLLNCFSEDSSRERGMSRLSERELEVLYWLAQGLNGQDIAERLSLSDKTVKNHISHILAKLGVSDRTQAVAWAWRSGLASKDPSFFKD encoded by the coding sequence ATGGAAAAAACCATCCGTGTCCTAGTTGTGGACGACCACGCCATATTCAGGACCGGCGTGATAAACACCCTTTCCCTGGAGGACGATATAGAGGTGGTCGGAGAGGCTGGCGACGGGCTGGAGGCGCTGGAGCTCATGAGGAAGGTGAACTTCGACGTCGCTCTGGTGGACGTGACCATGCCGAGGATGGGCGGGGTGGAGCTGATGGGCAAAATGGAGGAGGCTGGATTTGCCCGATCGGTGATAGCCTTGACCGCCTTGGAGGACGACAGGGACATGGTGTTTTTGTCCAAGGCGGGGGTCAAGGGCTTCGTCCTTAAAACCTCCGGCTTCGACGAACTGATCTCTGCTATAAGGACGGTATCCGGAGGGGATAATTACGTCGATTCCCGGGCTGCCGGCAAGCTCCTGAACTGTTTCTCCGAGGACTCCTCTCGGGAGAGGGGCATGTCCAGACTCTCCGAAAGGGAACTGGAGGTGCTTTACTGGCTGGCTCAGGGACTGAACGGCCAGGACATAGCGGAACGGCTGTCCCTGTCTGACAAGACGGTGAAGAACCACATAAGCCATATCCTAGCCAAGCTGGGGGTGTCCGACCGAACCCAGGCTGTGGCTTGGGCCTGGAGGTCCGGTTTAGCCTCGAAGGATCCATCGTTTTTCAAAGACTGA